The Pontibacter pudoricolor genome contains a region encoding:
- a CDS encoding aerotolerance protein, whose translation MKMWLAILLFLSIPGAGIQTISRINDYTQRAAKAYEKENYAEAITAYEYLLEDLEVKDDQLRLNLAHAYFKAGLWADAQYHYRLLADHTSSHIRSVVHLQLGNIASNSKKYAQALSLYRNSLVANPENETARYNYELLKKYLELHPEKAEQDKPDPEPDQPESGQLPPAAEENLEPQPKQNPDAKGDQEQETETPQPDPAGQDQKQGGQSNQSKQKDKEQAAGNDQGDIEGQQLNSQFDPNQKNPRGSNENASADDSRAKTQAERQQVKISAEKAKMLLNAMRDAELQYLQQLPKKAKSEKDNRKPDW comes from the coding sequence ATGAAAATGTGGCTGGCGATACTTCTCTTCCTGAGCATACCCGGAGCCGGAATACAAACCATCTCCAGGATAAACGACTATACGCAGCGCGCTGCTAAAGCTTACGAAAAGGAGAATTACGCCGAAGCCATAACCGCTTACGAATACCTGCTGGAAGACCTGGAGGTAAAAGACGACCAACTACGCTTAAACCTGGCGCACGCTTATTTCAAAGCCGGGCTCTGGGCTGATGCACAATATCACTACCGTTTGCTGGCCGATCATACTTCCAGCCATATCAGGTCGGTGGTGCACCTGCAGTTAGGCAACATTGCCAGTAACAGTAAAAAATACGCGCAGGCCCTCTCGCTGTACCGCAACTCCCTGGTGGCAAACCCTGAAAACGAGACGGCCCGCTACAACTACGAACTCCTGAAAAAGTACCTGGAACTGCACCCGGAAAAAGCCGAACAGGACAAACCGGACCCGGAACCGGATCAACCTGAAAGCGGGCAGTTGCCGCCTGCTGCTGAAGAAAACCTGGAACCACAGCCGAAACAAAACCCGGACGCTAAGGGCGATCAGGAACAGGAAACAGAAACGCCACAGCCAGATCCAGCCGGCCAGGACCAAAAACAAGGAGGGCAAAGTAATCAGTCTAAGCAAAAAGATAAAGAGCAGGCTGCCGGCAACGACCAGGGGGATATTGAAGGGCAGCAACTCAACAGCCAGTTCGACCCAAATCAAAAGAACCCGCGTGGCAGCAACGAAAATGCCTCTGCCGATGACAGCCGCGCCAAGACCCAGGCAGAGAGGCAACAGGTAAAGATCAGCGCTGAAAAAGCAAAGATGCTGCTTAATGCCATGCGCGATGCGGAACTGCAGTACCTGCAGCAGCTTCCTAAAAAAGCGAAGAGCGAAAAAGATAACAGAAAACCGGACTGGTAA
- a CDS encoding PaaI family thioesterase, which produces MDAATHYRLLEKLYHRANIQQFIDGSQINVQHRTAEITLPVQAKYNHGANAMHGALYFKLLDDAAYFAIASIVQDVFIVTSSFQLNLVRPVTGGTIKAVGKVRTIGKNLFVAEATLYNEQGKEVAFGTGQFMKTNQPLNSMDGYSEE; this is translated from the coding sequence ATGGATGCTGCTACCCACTACCGCCTACTCGAGAAATTATACCACCGTGCCAACATACAGCAGTTTATAGATGGCAGCCAGATAAACGTGCAGCACCGGACAGCGGAGATAACCTTGCCGGTGCAGGCCAAGTATAACCACGGAGCCAATGCCATGCATGGCGCCCTGTATTTTAAGTTACTGGATGATGCCGCCTATTTTGCTATTGCTTCTATAGTTCAGGATGTGTTTATAGTTACCTCTTCTTTTCAGCTGAACCTGGTGCGCCCGGTAACCGGAGGAACCATAAAAGCTGTCGGTAAAGTCAGAACGATTGGGAAAAATCTTTTTGTAGCTGAGGCCACGTTATACAATGAGCAAGGCAAAGAAGTAGCTTTCGGTACAGGCCAGTTCATGAAAACAAACCAGCCATTAAACAGTATGGACGGGTACTCTGAAGAGTAA
- a CDS encoding acyl-CoA thioesterase, whose amino-acid sequence MNETSLPKYPESASLIRFEDCDPFGHLNNGRYTDYFLNAREDQLRENYNLDIYRHMQAAGKAWVVTSNQMAYLREAKLMEKVTIRTCLRWFTDTDIMMEALMLDKKTGKIKSVAWMRFSYIDVKIGKKTRHEDHLLELFGKVAILGEGKDLLMFEERVKELRQSEVAIEQ is encoded by the coding sequence ATGAACGAGACATCACTACCAAAGTACCCGGAAAGCGCTTCACTTATTCGTTTTGAAGACTGCGATCCGTTTGGCCACCTGAACAACGGCCGCTACACCGATTACTTTCTGAACGCCCGCGAAGATCAGCTCCGGGAGAACTATAACCTGGATATTTACCGCCACATGCAGGCAGCAGGTAAAGCATGGGTAGTAACCTCGAACCAGATGGCGTACCTGCGCGAGGCCAAACTGATGGAAAAAGTAACCATACGTACGTGCCTGCGCTGGTTTACCGATACCGACATTATGATGGAAGCTCTGATGCTGGATAAGAAAACCGGCAAAATTAAATCGGTGGCCTGGATGCGCTTTAGCTATATAGATGTGAAGATTGGTAAGAAAACTAGACACGAAGATCATCTGCTGGAGCTTTTTGGCAAAGTGGCTATACTTGGCGAGGGTAAAGACCTGTTAATGTTTGAGGAACGTGTAAAGGAACTACGGCAGTCAGAAGTAGCTATTGAACAATAA
- a CDS encoding HD domain-containing protein produces MKKELKSILEVITLAERLKCEMRHSWLTDGRQESVAEHTWRMALMAVLLEPYLDEEVDTARMLKMILVHDLVEIEAGDIPAFQLMTEEARALKQQKELQAIENLRTKLGNGIGQHIFELWHEFEAKATYEAKVANALDKLEVRLQHNHADIATWLEVEQDNVFRMGDHTGFDSCLDQLKDLIQEQAVQKMEKAGISTTSVLARVASQNALA; encoded by the coding sequence ATGAAAAAGGAACTTAAGAGTATTTTGGAAGTAATTACGCTGGCTGAGCGGCTGAAGTGCGAAATGCGCCATAGCTGGCTTACCGATGGACGACAGGAAAGTGTGGCAGAACATACCTGGCGCATGGCGTTGATGGCAGTTTTACTGGAACCTTACCTGGATGAGGAAGTGGACACCGCCAGAATGCTGAAGATGATCCTGGTGCATGATCTGGTTGAGATTGAAGCGGGTGATATTCCGGCTTTTCAGTTGATGACTGAAGAGGCAAGAGCTTTAAAACAGCAGAAAGAATTGCAGGCGATAGAAAACCTGCGTACTAAACTGGGAAACGGTATAGGGCAGCACATTTTTGAACTATGGCACGAGTTTGAAGCCAAAGCTACCTACGAAGCGAAAGTAGCCAACGCCTTAGATAAACTGGAAGTACGCCTGCAACACAACCACGCCGATATTGCCACCTGGCTGGAAGTGGAACAGGACAACGTTTTCAGAATGGGCGACCACACTGGTTTCGATTCCTGCCTCGATCAGTTAAAAGACCTGATACAGGAACAGGCAGTGCAAAAAATGGAAAAAGCTGGCATTTCTACTACAAGTGTTTTAGCAAGGGTGGCATCTCAGAATGCGCTCGCTTAA